The Campylobacter sp. RM10537 genome has a segment encoding these proteins:
- a CDS encoding Mrp/NBP35 family ATP-binding protein, producing the protein MKEQILEKLKSVKYPGFEKDIVSFNFVKDVKVENNEALINIEIASSNPEVSNEIRKNINEVLSALNLKNIEINIITPKIPEEKSNSRSGKNIVPQVKNFIMISSGKGGVGKSTTTVNLAISMAKMGKKVGILDADIYGPNIPRMLGETKTQPEVVGQRLKPILTHGIYMMSMGVLIEEGQGLMWRGAMIMKAMEQLLADVIWPELDVLFLDMPPGTGDAQITSAQSIPITAGVCVSTPQTVSLDDSKRALDMFNKLHIPIAGIVENMSGFLCPDNGKEYDIFGKGTTEEMAKAYKSEVLAQIPIEMIVREGGDDGKPVSFYHPESVSSKRYLMAAEKIWNFIEKINNEGGADNSAIQPIMNGKSACSH; encoded by the coding sequence ATGAAAGAGCAAATTTTAGAAAAACTTAAAAGTGTTAAATATCCTGGCTTTGAAAAAGATATAGTTAGCTTTAATTTTGTTAAAGACGTAAAAGTAGAAAATAATGAAGCTTTAATTAATATAGAAATTGCTTCATCAAATCCTGAAGTTTCTAATGAAATTCGCAAAAATATTAATGAAGTTCTATCAGCTTTAAATTTAAAAAATATAGAAATTAATATTATTACACCAAAAATTCCTGAAGAAAAAAGCAATTCAAGAAGTGGTAAAAATATCGTTCCTCAGGTAAAAAATTTCATCATGATTTCAAGTGGTAAAGGTGGTGTGGGCAAATCAACTACAACTGTAAATTTAGCTATTTCTATGGCAAAAATGGGTAAAAAAGTAGGAATTTTAGATGCGGATATTTATGGACCAAATATCCCAAGAATGCTTGGAGAAACCAAAACTCAACCTGAAGTAGTTGGACAAAGACTAAAACCTATTTTAACTCATGGAATTTATATGATGAGTATGGGAGTTTTGATCGAAGAAGGTCAAGGGCTTATGTGGCGCGGTGCGATGATTATGAAAGCTATGGAACAATTGCTTGCTGATGTGATTTGGCCTGAACTTGATGTTTTATTTTTAGATATGCCTCCAGGAACTGGCGATGCGCAAATCACTTCTGCACAAAGTATTCCAATCACTGCAGGTGTTTGTGTAAGTACTCCACAAACTGTTTCTTTAGATGATAGTAAAAGAGCGCTTGATATGTTTAACAAACTTCATATTCCAATAGCAGGTATTGTAGAAAACATGAGCGGATTTTTATGTCCTGATAATGGTAAAGAATATGATATTTTCGGCAAAGGAACCACTGAAGAAATGGCGAAAGCTTACAAAAGCGAAGTTCTAGCACAAATTCCTATTGAAATGATCGTTAGAGAAGGTGGAGATGATGGAAAACCAGTGAGTTTTTACCATCCTGAAAGTGTAAGTTCAAAACGCTATTTAATGGCTGCTGAAAAAATTTGGAATTTTATAGAAAAGATTAATAATGAAGGCGGTGCGGATAATTCCGCAATACAACCTATTATGAATGGAAAAAGTGCTTGCTCTCATTAA
- a CDS encoding bifunctional 2-C-methyl-D-erythritol 4-phosphate cytidylyltransferase/2-C-methyl-D-erythritol 2,4-cyclodiphosphate synthase, translating into MRELSLIMLAAGNSTRLNMEVKKQFLRIGEDPLWLYATKNLSSFYPFKKIVVTSGNVSYMKKFTKNYEIIEGGETRAQSLKKALELIETEFVMVSDVARVFISKNLFDRLLENIDKADCITPALKVCDTTLFDEQAIQREKIKLIQTPQISRTNLLKKALEQNSDFTDDSTAIAALGGKIWFIEGEENARKLTFKEDLIKLNLPRPSHEIFCGNGFDVHEFGQTRPLILGGIEIHPSMGLKAHSDGDVLAHSLTDAILGAAGLGDIGELYPDTDIKFKNANSMELLKKAYQKVKEIGLELINADICVIAQAPKLHKFKEEIRANIASTLNISEHKINVKATTTEQLGFIGRKEGIAVLSNANLKYFDWTKL; encoded by the coding sequence GTGCGAGAATTAAGTCTAATTATGCTAGCAGCTGGAAATTCTACACGTTTAAATATGGAAGTTAAAAAACAATTTTTACGCATAGGAGAAGATCCTTTGTGGCTTTACGCAACAAAAAATTTAAGCTCTTTTTATCCATTTAAAAAGATAGTTGTTACCTCTGGTAATGTTTCTTATATGAAAAAATTTACAAAAAATTATGAAATTATAGAAGGTGGTGAAACAAGAGCACAATCTTTAAAAAAAGCTTTAGAATTAATCGAAACAGAATTTGTTATGGTTAGTGATGTTGCACGAGTTTTTATCAGCAAAAATTTATTTGATCGTTTGCTTGAAAATATTGATAAAGCAGATTGCATTACCCCTGCTTTAAAAGTTTGCGATACTACTCTTTTTGATGAACAAGCCATACAAAGAGAAAAAATAAAATTGATTCAAACACCACAAATTTCACGTACAAATTTACTCAAAAAAGCTTTAGAGCAAAATTCTGATTTTACAGATGATAGCACTGCTATTGCGGCTTTAGGAGGTAAAATTTGGTTTATAGAAGGTGAAGAAAATGCTAGAAAATTAACCTTTAAAGAAGATTTGATTAAATTAAATCTCCCTAGACCTAGTCATGAAATCTTTTGTGGAAATGGTTTTGATGTGCATGAATTTGGTCAAACAAGACCTTTAATCTTAGGCGGTATTGAAATTCATCCTAGCATGGGCTTAAAAGCACATTCAGACGGCGATGTTTTAGCACATTCTTTAACTGATGCAATTTTAGGCGCGGCTGGTTTAGGCGATATAGGGGAACTTTATCCAGATACTGATATAAAATTTAAAAACGCCAATTCTATGGAACTTTTAAAAAAAGCTTATCAAAAAGTCAAAGAAATCGGCTTAGAACTTATTAATGCTGATATTTGCGTCATTGCACAAGCTCCAAAATTACATAAATTTAAAGAAGAAATTAGAGCCAATATAGCCTCAACTCTTAATATTAGCGAACATAAAATTAATGTAAAAGCTACCACTACAGAGCAATTAGGATTTATTGGTCGCAAAGAAGGTATAGCGGTTTTAAGCAATGCGAATTTAAAATATTTTGATTGGACAAAATTATGA
- a CDS encoding sulfate adenylyltransferase, which yields MTSKKNKTITIDENELGILSLIEEGLLGNCDHLMDENESKEILKTGKLKEENFPYPFIFAPKNAEKILANIKEKDKIELICNEKIVGHIEFKNKFKNDKNFSSIFSSRTCSLENNGKICISGKIKIYDSAIKTIKQQFQLVKEKLNAQKITALVANLDPLHRAHERMLRWTIDKADLVVIFLVESFDENGFEFDLKEKYLQKLIQNYLPPDKIFIFPLKNIDLFHSHLNPALESIVAKNLGCTKLVVGQNHTGLGMFYDENQPKSILDEFSKDYDIEVIILPEFVFCNICHMIVSTRSCPHGFHHHLHYNSQSLKNLLRLGIIPPALFMRKEISSMILSSIFPKRFKNFQKIYNDLFATDGILEDKEDEEFYKKLLEAYQMSYIV from the coding sequence ATGACCTCAAAAAAAAATAAAACAATCACAATTGACGAAAATGAATTAGGTATTTTATCTCTTATAGAAGAAGGTTTATTAGGAAATTGCGATCATTTAATGGATGAAAATGAAAGTAAAGAAATTTTAAAAACTGGAAAATTAAAAGAAGAAAATTTTCCTTACCCTTTCATCTTTGCCCCTAAAAATGCAGAAAAAATCTTAGCAAATATCAAAGAAAAAGATAAAATTGAACTCATTTGTAATGAAAAAATAGTAGGACATATAGAATTTAAAAATAAATTCAAAAATGATAAAAATTTTTCAAGTATTTTTAGCTCTAGAACTTGCTCTTTAGAAAATAATGGAAAAATTTGCATCAGTGGAAAAATAAAAATTTATGATTCTGCTATAAAAACTATCAAACAACAATTTCAACTTGTAAAAGAAAAACTCAATGCTCAAAAAATAACGGCCTTAGTTGCAAATCTTGATCCTTTACATAGAGCACATGAAAGAATGTTACGCTGGACTATAGATAAAGCAGATTTAGTTGTGATATTTTTAGTGGAATCTTTTGATGAAAATGGCTTTGAATTTGATTTAAAAGAAAAATATTTACAAAAACTCATACAAAACTATTTACCACCTGATAAAATTTTCATCTTTCCTTTAAAAAATATTGATCTTTTTCATTCTCATTTAAATCCTGCACTTGAAAGCATAGTAGCCAAAAATTTAGGCTGCACCAAACTTGTAGTAGGGCAAAATCATACAGGCCTTGGAATGTTTTATGATGAAAATCAACCCAAGTCGATTTTGGATGAATTTTCCAAAGATTATGATATAGAAGTGATTATTTTACCTGAATTTGTCTTTTGCAATATTTGCCATATGATCGTAAGCACTAGATCTTGTCCTCATGGATTTCATCATCATTTACATTATAATTCTCAATCTTTGAAAAATTTATTAAGATTAGGTATTATTCCACCTGCGCTTTTTATGCGAAAAGAAATTTCAAGTATGATTTTATCTTCAATTTTTCCAAAGCGTTTTAAAAATTTTCAAAAAATATATAACGATCTTTTTGCCACAGATGGCATTTTAGAGGATAAAGAAGATGAAGAATTTTATAAAAAACTTTTAGAAGCATATCAAATGTCTTATATTGTTTGA
- a CDS encoding phosphatidylglycerophosphatase A family protein: MQKIFLTFFYSGCTPKASGTFGTIAALIPAFFILKYLGSSTLILLSLLIFLISIRIIDDYEKTTGIHDDKHIVIDEVAGVFLACAIAANTSNSLLNFIMAFIFFRLFDIAKPSIIGKIDKKVKGGLGVMLDDMIAGLFAGLLSAVIYGILIKFNLLFWDKKLIDLF; encoded by the coding sequence ATGCAAAAAATTTTCTTAACTTTTTTTTATTCAGGTTGCACTCCAAAAGCATCTGGGACTTTTGGAACTATTGCTGCTTTAATCCCTGCTTTTTTTATTTTAAAATATTTAGGAAGTTCCACATTAATACTACTTAGCCTTTTGATTTTTTTGATCAGTATACGCATTATTGATGATTATGAAAAAACCACTGGAATTCATGATGATAAACACATTGTTATTGATGAAGTAGCAGGAGTTTTTTTAGCTTGTGCCATAGCAGCTAATACATCAAATTCTTTATTAAATTTTATCATGGCTTTTATATTTTTTCGTTTGTTTGATATCGCCAAACCTTCTATTATAGGAAAAATTGATAAAAAAGTTAAAGGCGGCTTAGGAGTGATGTTAGATGATATGATAGCAGGCTTATTTGCTGGGCTTTTAAGTGCTGTAATCTATGGGATTTTAATTAAATTTAATCTTTTATTTTGGGATAAAAAATTAATAGATTTATTTTGA
- the rpsT gene encoding 30S ribosomal protein S20: MANHKSAEKRARQTIKKTERNRFYRTRLKNITKAVREAAAKNDKNAANEAFKIANKSIHAMVSRGFLKKQTASRRVSRLALLVNKIA; this comes from the coding sequence ATGGCAAACCATAAATCTGCTGAGAAAAGAGCAAGACAGACTATTAAAAAAACAGAAAGAAATAGATTTTATAGAACAAGACTTAAAAACATTACAAAAGCTGTAAGAGAAGCAGCTGCTAAAAACGATAAAAATGCTGCAAATGAAGCTTTTAAAATAGCTAATAAAAGTATTCATGCTATGGTTAGTCGTGGTTTTCTTAAAAAACAAACTGCTTCACGCCGTGTAAGTCGCTTAGCTCTTTTAGTTAATAAAATTGCATAA
- the prfA gene encoding peptide chain release factor 1: MLADKLDPFLKRYEELNSLLSSSDIVNDIEKMTSLSKEQKNLEPIVLKAKEYLKTLESIEENKALLNDCELGELAKEELKILEDSKPKLEEELKILLLPKDPNDERNIFLEIRAGTGGDEASLFVGDLVKAYSRYAENRNYKLEIVSSSEGSVGGFKEIIMLVKGIGAYSRLKYEGGTHRVQRVPQTESQGRVHTSAITVAVMPEVDDIEIQINPNDLKIDVMRSSGHGGQSVNTTDSAVRITHIPTGIVVVNQDGKSQHKNKESAMKVLKARLFEMQESERLAQESEARKSQVGSGDRSERIRTYNFPQNRISDHRINLTLYRLDSIMQDGLFDEIIEPLIAHYQAESLQEQNL; the protein is encoded by the coding sequence ATGTTAGCTGATAAACTAGACCCTTTTTTAAAACGCTATGAAGAGTTAAATTCTCTTCTTAGTAGCTCTGATATCGTTAATGATATCGAAAAGATGACTTCTCTCTCTAAAGAACAAAAAAATTTAGAACCTATTGTTTTAAAGGCTAAAGAATATTTAAAAACTTTAGAAAGCATAGAGGAGAATAAAGCCTTACTTAACGATTGTGAACTTGGGGAACTTGCCAAAGAAGAATTAAAAATTCTAGAAGATTCTAAACCAAAACTTGAAGAAGAGCTTAAAATTTTACTCTTACCTAAAGATCCTAACGATGAAAGAAATATTTTTTTAGAAATTCGTGCCGGTACTGGCGGGGATGAAGCCTCTTTATTTGTAGGAGATCTTGTAAAAGCATATTCAAGATACGCAGAAAATCGCAATTATAAATTAGAAATAGTCAGTTCAAGCGAAGGAAGCGTTGGAGGATTTAAAGAAATTATAATGCTGGTTAAAGGCATAGGGGCTTATTCTAGGCTCAAATATGAAGGAGGAACTCATAGAGTTCAAAGAGTCCCTCAAACAGAATCTCAAGGAAGAGTGCATACTTCTGCCATCACTGTAGCTGTTATGCCAGAAGTTGATGATATTGAAATACAAATTAATCCTAATGATCTTAAAATCGATGTGATGCGTTCTTCAGGTCATGGTGGACAAAGCGTTAATACTACTGATTCAGCTGTTCGCATCACACATATTCCTACTGGTATTGTTGTTGTTAATCAAGATGGAAAAAGTCAGCATAAAAATAAAGAAAGTGCTATGAAAGTTTTAAAAGCTAGACTTTTTGAAATGCAAGAAAGTGAACGTTTAGCACAAGAAAGTGAAGCGAGAAAATCTCAAGTAGGAAGTGGAGATAGAAGTGAACGTATACGTACTTATAATTTTCCTCAAAATCGCATTAGCGATCATCGTATAAATTTAACTTTATATCGTTTAGACTCCATCATGCAAGATGGACTTTTTGATGAAATTATTGAACCTTTAATAGCCCATTATCAAGCTGAGTCTTTGCAAGAGCAAAATTTATAA
- a CDS encoding HugZ family heme oxygenase: protein MNLESIISHMNEHHQSNLIDLCKKFGGVKDIRNVKLNHVDFEGLDIIYNEHEILRIEFPKKANEETLKDTIISLCMSAKAEENFNGVAKEIEEFKSSFNSVCLATLSENNEVVCSYAPFVATNEGNYIYISEVSEHFDNIKKNPYNIEIMFLEDESKAASVILRKRLRYRVDASFIERGEQFDKIYDEFERQTGAEGGIKTIRKMLDFHLVKLEFKKGRFVKGFGQAYDINQGVISFAGASGNPHKFPHKH from the coding sequence ATGAATTTAGAAAGCATTATTTCTCATATGAATGAGCATCATCAATCAAATTTAATTGATCTTTGCAAAAAATTTGGAGGTGTAAAAGATATTAGAAATGTAAAATTAAATCATGTTGATTTTGAGGGTTTGGATATAATTTATAATGAACATGAAATTTTACGTATTGAATTTCCAAAAAAAGCAAATGAAGAGACTTTAAAAGATACAATTATCTCTCTTTGTATGAGTGCAAAAGCTGAGGAGAATTTTAATGGAGTAGCTAAAGAAATTGAAGAATTTAAATCAAGTTTTAATTCTGTATGTTTAGCCACTTTAAGTGAAAACAATGAAGTCGTTTGTTCTTATGCTCCTTTTGTGGCAACAAATGAGGGTAATTATATTTATATTAGTGAAGTTAGTGAACATTTTGATAATATCAAAAAGAATCCATACAATATAGAAATAATGTTTTTAGAGGATGAAAGCAAAGCTGCCTCTGTGATACTTCGCAAAAGATTACGCTATAGAGTTGATGCAAGTTTTATAGAAAGAGGGGAGCAATTTGATAAAATTTATGATGAATTTGAGAGACAAACAGGTGCTGAGGGCGGCATAAAAACTATAAGAAAAATGCTTGATTTTCATTTAGTTAAACTTGAATTTAAAAAAGGAAGATTTGTTAAAGGTTTTGGGCAAGCTTATGATATTAATCAAGGCGTGATAAGCTTTGCAGGAGCTAGTGGAAATCCACATAAATTTCCACATAAACATTAA
- a CDS encoding TonB-dependent receptor codes for MYKKITLIKFFTLFNFLLIDINAQENNEETKVKLNEVVVSANNQEFDNSLRNVIVINGSDLQKKGFNSIEQALERTAEINFVNFGLGRNIDMRGQGDKSNVAVKVMIDGKSINMLDNSHGITPLNSINLDNIERIEIIPGGGSVLYGNGTRGGVINIITKKQKENLFSMAIKGNGYNQHKLGGNLEVNGAKKINENLAFSFNIEGFNQDGYQDGYNEKGYFINTKTYINPNEQSDLILGYNYFKSKNTGSGYLTKTQIQDNPKQKGNGENITSINRPEITLDYHYYLDDALEIDLGTFWQNQKINYLKDISTMTVMGITLPVYQNGSSFEDTLTGINLKSRYNYKDNSYFIFGYEFANHDAKRKSIIHYDVNMPNFSINHTMTTLMDMKKQSHSLFTLDSHEFNDIFSISSGLRYERSFYKTNRNYTSKMLISNRPKNNTETFNTDNQGNNFAFEITPNFKYSNTGSLYLKYERGFISPSPAQFVNKDQKTQKYYSSNLDSEIFNTFELGINDLWWDFYGFNLTLFYTLSKDEISYLGNPHSEAGAFWKYYNIDQTHRIGTELNLDQSFLDDELILRQSIAYIDAKISKGINKGKRIPYVSKIKASVGIEYAINSNFSTFLDLTYYSRAKDGGMIDEKTGKMSKNTWIKDYTLTDIGLSYYYKKLQISSGIRNLFNKQYYTYQDSLNDEYLAGSGRNYYLELKYVF; via the coding sequence TTGTATAAAAAAATAACGTTGATAAAATTCTTTACTTTATTTAATTTTTTACTCATTGATATTAATGCGCAAGAAAATAACGAAGAAACTAAAGTTAAGCTTAATGAAGTCGTTGTTTCTGCAAATAATCAGGAATTTGATAATAGTTTAAGAAATGTCATCGTTATTAATGGATCTGATTTGCAAAAAAAAGGCTTTAACTCTATAGAACAAGCTCTAGAAAGAACCGCTGAAATTAACTTTGTTAATTTTGGATTAGGAAGAAATATCGATATGCGAGGTCAAGGAGACAAATCTAATGTTGCTGTTAAAGTTATGATTGATGGAAAATCTATTAATATGCTTGATAATTCTCACGGAATAACTCCATTAAATAGTATCAATCTTGATAATATCGAACGTATAGAAATTATCCCTGGTGGTGGTTCCGTGCTTTATGGAAATGGCACTCGCGGAGGTGTAATTAATATCATTACAAAAAAACAAAAAGAAAATTTATTTTCTATGGCGATAAAAGGGAATGGATATAATCAACACAAATTAGGAGGCAATTTAGAAGTTAATGGAGCTAAAAAAATCAACGAAAATCTAGCTTTTAGTTTTAATATAGAAGGTTTTAATCAAGATGGCTATCAAGATGGCTATAACGAAAAAGGCTATTTTATAAACACTAAAACTTATATCAATCCTAATGAACAAAGTGATTTAATTTTAGGATATAATTATTTTAAAAGCAAAAATACAGGAAGTGGATATTTAACAAAAACACAAATTCAAGACAATCCTAAACAAAAAGGCAATGGAGAAAATATCACCTCTATTAATAGACCTGAAATCACTCTAGATTATCATTATTATCTTGATGATGCTTTAGAAATTGATCTAGGAACTTTCTGGCAAAATCAAAAAATCAATTATCTCAAAGATATTTCCACGATGACTGTTATGGGTATAACCTTGCCTGTATATCAAAATGGAAGTAGTTTTGAAGATACTCTCACAGGAATAAATCTCAAAAGCAGATATAACTATAAAGACAATTCTTATTTTATCTTTGGTTATGAATTTGCTAATCATGATGCCAAAAGAAAAAGCATTATCCATTATGATGTAAATATGCCTAATTTTTCAATCAATCACACCATGACAACCCTTATGGATATGAAAAAACAAAGCCATTCTTTATTTACCCTTGACTCACATGAATTTAATGATATATTTAGCATTTCTAGCGGATTAAGATATGAACGTAGTTTTTATAAAACTAATAGAAACTATACAAGCAAAATGCTTATTTCTAATCGACCTAAAAATAATACCGAAACCTTCAATACCGATAACCAAGGTAATAATTTCGCCTTTGAAATCACTCCAAATTTTAAATATTCAAATACAGGAAGCTTATATCTTAAATATGAAAGAGGTTTTATATCTCCATCACCAGCACAATTTGTTAATAAAGATCAAAAAACGCAAAAATATTATTCTTCAAATTTAGATTCTGAAATTTTTAATACTTTTGAACTAGGAATAAATGATCTTTGGTGGGATTTTTATGGATTTAATTTAACTTTATTTTATACCTTGAGCAAAGATGAAATTTCTTATCTTGGAAATCCACATTCTGAAGCGGGTGCTTTTTGGAAATATTACAATATCGACCAAACACATCGCATTGGCACAGAATTAAATTTAGATCAAAGTTTTTTAGATGATGAACTTATTTTAAGACAAAGTATAGCTTATATAGATGCTAAAATTTCAAAAGGAATCAATAAAGGAAAAAGAATTCCTTATGTTTCAAAAATTAAAGCTAGTGTGGGTATTGAATATGCTATCAATTCAAATTTTAGCACTTTTTTAGATCTGACTTATTATTCTCGTGCTAAAGATGGTGGAATGATAGATGAAAAAACTGGAAAAATGAGCAAGAATACTTGGATAAAAGATTATACTCTAACCGATATAGGCTTAAGTTATTATTATAAAAAATTACAAATTTCTAGTGGAATTAGAAATCTTTTTAATAAACAATACTACACCTATCAAGATAGTCTTAATGATGAATATTTAGCTGGAAGCGGTAGAAATTATTATTTAGAGTTAAAATATGTTTTTTAA
- a CDS encoding FecCD family ABC transporter permease has translation MFFKNFIWSISIFIAYLGVIFISLCLGDENLSPMQLISHLISENEILRQIIIDGRLPRIIMAILIGMLLASSGAITQNVFSNPIADPYIIGIASAATFGAVLAYLLKLPDYFYGILGFFCSAFFTLIIFKISSKSSIATLLIIGIATSSFLGAFTSFFTYLIGEDSFKIVAWLMGNIGSASWHEVAILIPPLFLSLLYFYIHRNELNIILSGDDEARNLGVDARKLKINLLIISSLSVSFAISFTGLIGFVGLIIPHGVRILFKNYNNILIIPFCTVFGGLFLLICDTLARTIIAPIQIPIGILTAFIGSPIFLYLTLKAKRLL, from the coding sequence ATGTTTTTTAAAAATTTCATTTGGAGTATTAGTATTTTTATTGCTTATTTAGGGGTTATTTTTATCTCTCTTTGTTTAGGAGATGAAAATTTAAGCCCTATGCAACTTATTTCTCATCTTATTTCAGAAAATGAAATTTTACGCCAAATTATAATCGATGGACGTTTACCAAGAATTATAATGGCTATTTTAATCGGAATGCTTTTAGCAAGTAGTGGAGCTATAACTCAAAATGTCTTTTCAAATCCCATAGCCGATCCTTATATTATTGGCATAGCTTCAGCAGCAACCTTTGGCGCAGTCTTGGCTTATTTATTAAAATTACCAGATTATTTTTATGGAATTTTAGGATTTTTTTGCTCTGCTTTTTTCACCTTAATAATCTTTAAAATTTCCTCAAAATCTTCCATAGCCACTTTACTTATCATAGGAATAGCAACATCGTCTTTTTTAGGAGCTTTTACTTCATTTTTTACCTATCTTATAGGAGAAGATTCTTTTAAAATAGTTGCTTGGTTAATGGGAAATATTGGATCAGCCTCTTGGCATGAGGTTGCCATTTTGATACCTCCACTATTTTTATCTTTATTATATTTTTATATACACAGAAATGAGCTTAATATTATCTTAAGTGGTGATGATGAAGCTAGAAATTTAGGAGTAGATGCAAGAAAACTTAAAATTAACCTGCTTATAATTTCTTCTTTATCAGTATCTTTTGCTATATCTTTTACAGGATTAATTGGCTTTGTAGGCCTTATTATTCCTCATGGAGTAAGAATTCTATTTAAAAATTATAATAATATATTAATAATACCTTTTTGTACAGTTTTTGGGGGACTTTTTTTGCTTATTTGCGATACTCTAGCTAGAACAATTATAGCACCTATACAAATTCCTATAGGAATTTTAACCGCTTTTATTGGATCACCAATATTTTTATACTTAACTTTGAAAGCTAAAAGGTTATTATAA
- a CDS encoding ABC transporter ATP-binding protein: MLEIKNLNFSYNEKILLENININIENQTFVGILGPNGSGKSTLLKLMLKNLAPKTGEIILFNKNIKDFQLKEFAKICGFVPQNSELKTPLKVLDVLLMSKYIHLKNSFNTYSKKDILEIQELAQMIKIDELLQRDVLSLSGGEFQKILLARALLKQPKILFLDEPTSALDLNHAIELLNFCETLIQKQKITIIAILHDLNLASLFCNKLLFLKKGKVRYFGTTKELLKQEILKEIYNLNCKIIYENSKPYILALKEIK, translated from the coding sequence ATGCTTGAAATAAAAAATTTAAATTTTTCCTATAATGAAAAAATATTGCTAGAAAATATTAATATAAATATTGAAAACCAAACATTTGTAGGAATTTTAGGTCCTAATGGATCAGGCAAAAGCACTCTTTTAAAACTTATGCTTAAAAATTTAGCTCCAAAAACTGGTGAAATAATACTTTTTAATAAAAATATTAAAGATTTTCAACTTAAAGAATTTGCTAAAATTTGCGGATTTGTTCCACAAAATTCGGAACTTAAAACACCATTAAAAGTTTTAGATGTACTTTTAATGAGTAAATATATTCATTTAAAAAATTCTTTTAATACATACTCCAAAAAAGATATATTAGAAATTCAAGAATTAGCCCAAATGATAAAAATAGATGAATTATTGCAAAGAGATGTATTATCTTTAAGTGGTGGAGAATTTCAAAAAATATTATTAGCTAGAGCTTTACTGAAGCAACCAAAAATTCTATTCTTAGATGAACCTACATCAGCACTTGATTTAAATCATGCTATAGAGCTTTTAAATTTTTGTGAAACTTTAATCCAAAAACAAAAAATTACTATTATAGCAATACTGCACGATTTAAATCTTGCATCACTTTTTTGCAATAAACTACTTTTTTTAAAAAAAGGAAAAGTGCGATATTTTGGTACCACTAAAGAACTTTTAAAACAAGAAATTTTAAAAGAAATTTATAATTTAAATTGCAAAATCATTTATGAAAATTCAAAACCTTATATTTTAGCTTTAAAGGAAATAAAATGA